In Ornithorhynchus anatinus isolate Pmale09 chromosome 17, mOrnAna1.pri.v4, whole genome shotgun sequence, the following proteins share a genomic window:
- the KCTD7 gene encoding BTB/POZ domain-containing protein KCTD7, with translation MVVVTGQEPASGRPDDAMSSSDAEDDFQEPATPTATQAEDALPLLPQQFPEVVPLNIGGTIFATRLSTLRRYEDTMLAAMFSGRHYIPTDAEGRYFIDRDGTFFGDVLNFLRSGDLPARGRVQAVYREAQYYAIGPLLEQLEEVQPLKGEKVRQAFLGLMPYYKDHLERIVEIAELRAVQRKARFAKLKVCVFKEEMPVTPYECPLLNSLRFERSESDGQLFEHRCEVDVSFGPWEAVADVYDLLHCLVTDLAARGLTVDHQCIGVCDKHLVNHYYCKRPIYEFKITWW, from the exons ATGGTGGTAGTCACGGGGCAGGAGCCAGCCAGCGGACGCCCGGACGATGCCATGTCCAGCTCGGACGCCGAAGATGACTTCCAGGAGCCCGCCACCCCGACGGCCACGCAGGCCGAGGACgccctgcccctgctgccccaGCAG TTCCCCGAAGTGGTTCCGCTGAACATCGGGGGGACGATCTTCGCCACCCGCCTGTCCACCCTCCGGCGCTACGAGGACACCATGCTGGCGGCCATGTTCAGCGGACGGCACTACATCCCCACGGACGCCGAGGGCCGTTACTTCATCGACCGCGACGGGACCTTCTTCGG GGACGTGCTGAACTTCCTGCGGTCCGGAGACCTGCCGGCTCGGGGCCGGGTGCAGGCGGTCTACAGGGAGGCCCAGTACTACGCCATCGGGCCCCTGCTGGAGCAGTTGGAGGAGGTGCAACCGCTTAAGGGTGAGAAGGTGCGGCAGGCCTTCCTGGGCCTCATGCCCTACTACAAAG ACCACCTGGAGCGGATCGTGGAGATCGCCGAGCTGCGGGCGGTGCAGAGGAAGGCGCGCTTCGCCAAGCTGAAGGTGTGCGTCTTCAAGGAGGAGATGCCCGTCACGCCCTACGAGTGCCCCCTCCTCAACTCGCTGCGCTTCGAGCGGAGCGAGAGCGACGGGCAGCTCTTCGAGCACCGCTGCGAGGTGGACGTGTCCTTCGGGCCGTGGGAGGCCGTGGCCGACGTGTACGACCTGCTCCACTGCCTGGTCACGGACCTGGCGGCCCGGGGCCTGACCGTCGACCACCAGTGCATCGGCGTGTGCGACAAGCACCTGGTCAACCACTACTACTGCAAACGCCCCATCTACGAGTTCAAGATCACGTGGTGGTGA